The segment ATTCACCCAAGCATCGAGTTCGTGGGAGGCATAGTCGTTAGAGCTTTGACGAGCATCTTGGAGCGCTTTTGCTGTCAATTTTTCGGCTCTCTCCCAATCGAGGATCTTTACCTCAGTAACTACGGCAGGGGGGACGGGATTCACACTATTAGAAGGGTTGCTAACGGGTGCTTGAAAAGCTTTGGCAATGAAGAATTGACCAATAAGAGGAATAATCACCACTAGGACAACGGCTCCCCAAAGCCAAGGACCAAGCCGTTTCATAAACTTAGCTGCGGTTTGGAAAAATTGACCCAAAGCTCCACTCTTAGAGGTTTCCGCCGGCAATTGTGGAACATTGCTTGCCGTTGGTTCTTCCGTTTCCTTGATGTTGGTCGTTTGAATATCGTTTTTCTGCGCTTCCTCTATCTGATTGGTATTTGTAATTGGGGTATCTATTGTCTGCTGGCTATTATCTTTTGCTGGATCGGTGTCTGCAAATTCAGTATCGATTGTGGGTGATGACTGATTTTGAGGGGGTATTGCCTGCGGTTCTTGTGACATAAGGGGTGAGGGGATTATTTATGATGGAGAAAATAAGGAATTTTGGCAATGACAAGCTTAGAAAACTATCGTGTATGGATTCAGCAGTTATTGACTGAATATGCTAAGCGTCGCTCAACTAAATGTGAGGTTGAGCAAAACCATTACCAACTGATTTATATTGGCTAGGAATATAAGCAATGGATCTTTAGTCCAGTTATTCATTGAGTTAGTCGAGTGAGAAGATAGGAGAGATGAGGGTTTAATTAAACTGACTAAATAATGCGATAGACAACGGCCCCATCATGTTCGCGGTTGGAAGAACGCATTAAGTCGTGGCGATCTAAATCCTTGACAATTTCTCGCACCTTTTCTGGCGGCATCCCTGTTTCAATGACTAAATCTGCTAGGGTTACTTCTCCATGTTTTTTTGCAAGCTTTAAGATTTGCACATTGAGATCGGGAAGGGGGGTCTGATTATTAGAAGCCGGCTGCGATACTTTCTGTTCTTTCTGTTGAGTAAGTCTTCTCGCTTTGCCGACAAAAATGGAATTTTCTGCCGCAGATAGCATTGCAAAGAACAAGTATAAATTAAAGGCGACAGAGCCAAAATTATACATAAAATCTTCATTAAAAAACAGAAGACATAGGACAACAAAAGTAATGAAAGCCGTTGCGTACCGGCCTGTATACAAATAACCTAAAAGAGGAAAGAAAAAGGTAAATATGGCTGTAACTAAGATGCTTTTATTGGCGCTGTTTTGCATAGGTTTGAGTTCTTTTTCTGTTTCAGGCATGGGGGTTATCCTCAAAGTTAATCAGTTGGTTATATGAAAATTTATAACTCAATTAACCGGCCTGTGTCCAGTAATGTTACAAATCGAATAACGTGGGTTAATAGTGTGGTTTTTCTTGAGCTGGTTTTTTATCAGTAGTTTTGCTGTAGACAATCTGCTGTTAATGAGTTTTTTTATACATAATCGAGTTATTTGAGTTGAAAATTACATTGAGTACAGCCTCATCTTTCGTATCAACAAATCACTTAATAGCATATCCCGTATGCTCTCGAATATAAGGGGGATGAAAGGCTAGAACGATATGGTCTTTGGGAACGCCACCGGCAACTAATTCATCGGTGATGCCGTCTTCGATGCCGTCGTAATGTATCCAGATTTTGCCATCACGGATTTCGGCGTGGACGAGACAGCCGTGAATGCGTCTTTTACCATCCCATCCTTCATTCATAATTAAAAAATGGTTGCTGTCTTGGCTAACAATTACGATGCTTTTAATATCGCCATGACTGTAAGGAATATTAGCGTGTGCTAACAAGATTTTATTGATTAGTTCGCGGTATTCTTTTATTCTATTCATTGCGTAACAACCTCCTTGATTGGGTCAAAAACAATAATTTTCATGCGTTTATTCTCTAGAACAAGCTGCACAATCTCTTTAGTAAAAAAGTCAAGATAAACTTCTTCGTGGACGGCTAAATAAAGTGTACGGTCTGGTTTATTTCGAGCTAAAATATCTTCATAGAGTATATATTGCCCCAAAGCTGCTTCTAAATCTTTGACAGGAGAAGCACCAATAAAACTTTTGATTTCTACAGCAATTTTACGCCCTTCGCGTTCGGCAACAATCAATTTTTCAGCACCCAAATCAACATAAACTCCGCGACCGCCGATGGTTAATCGCAAAGGGTCTTGAGTAATTGTCCAGCCATCTTTTTCTAAGGCAGTTCTTACGGTGTCGTGGTAAATATCTTTTGCCATGAGTTAAAGTTCCAAGCCGGGAATGGTAGGGGTTGAAGATGGGGAACTCTTTTTTGATTTTGCCTTAGTTTTTTTGGCTTTACTTTTCGTTTCTGCGTGTTTCCCACCGAGAATTTCCTCTTCATAGCGTTTCTGGTTGAGGTCAAGCAAACGCGCTAGAACTTCATCGTGGACTTCTTCCGGCCAGCGGTAGCGCCAAGGCTTTTTCTTCTGCCGTTTGCTGCTATCTTCTTCTTCATCTTCCTCTTCGTAATCAAGTAGAAATTCGCAGCCGGTGGGGATATCTGTCCAGCCGTAGGCATCGAGAACCGCACGATCCATTTCGGCGTGAAGTTCACGCAGTTTCAGGATGTCGAGGTCACGTTCTTCAGGGTTGTGGAAGCGGTTGTAGGTGGTGGTAAGTCCCTGGTTATTGCCTACCATTAAGTCGGCGCGATATTCATAGTAGGTTTTACCAATTTCTTCTAGGGTGGGGTTGGTTTCCCAGTTTAAGGGGAAGGGGAAGGTTTCAAAGCAGTCTGTGGGGGTGTAGCGAAGGTCATCTTTCATAGATGAACCGAAAAATCTTGCCCAAGTTTCATGGATACGAGATTGCAATGAACAAAATGCTGAGTAAGTTTCAAAGGCAAAAACATCAAGAGTATTAGCAAAAACCATTTGAGAAGGCTGAAAACTGAATGATATGTGTTTTGATGCACCACAGTTTGTAACCAACACACGATTACAGTTGATGATCGCTTTATTTCCTTCTTGATTACGCCGTCCAAAAAGCCACCATTGGCGGCTATAGCTTCCTGGCTTATTTTTTCGCTCAGGATAAACTTTTTCTTGAATTATCGTATATAAGTCTGGATATTTTTTAGCCTCAGCTTCGCTCATTTCGCCAAAATTAATCACATAGCGATCATGGGCGTGAGTTGGGCTAGAATTAACCTCCTCACCGCCAATATAAGGAAAAATTCGCTCGGCATTTTTAGGATTTTGTTCAATCAGACGGTGCATTTCTGCAATCGGTGTCGCATCGGGGTTAGTATCGTCAAATGTAAAACCCATGCCCAGCACAATGCTACCTTGAAAACTTTTATCAGCATTTGCCAGTAAAGGTTTTGGATTTTCATTACCCCCTGCATGAAACAGAAATGCAGAAATGAGCGAAACTTCTTTGTTGTCCAAGAATTTGATTTCTTTATAGCTTTCTTTAATAAAATGAACAATGCTCACTACAACCGCAGCTAAACCAATCCATTTAAACCGTTTTGTTGCCTTGTAAATGGTGCCACCATTTTGACAGATATATCTCAATCCAGTGGTGCGCGTGTCACCTTGAGCAATGGTATTTGTCGCAATTAAACCCAAACAACCACCTTTTCGCAGAATTGCGAAAGCACGTCTGAAAAAGTGCGCGACTATGTCAGCATTTCCATTTGATTCGAGATTAACCTCTAGCAACCAAGCAAGATAACTATTACCAAAATTTGTTGAAATCTTTTTTCCCCCTAAAAACGGAGGATTTCCGATAATTGCATCAAACCCAGGATTTTTCCGCTCAAATACCTCTGGAAACTCAATGTCCCAATTAAACGGCTGAATTGGTTTTTCTAACTGCTGCAAACTTTGAGCAATCCTCTCTACCTGCTCTGTATTAACCACGCCTGAACGCCAATCATTTACCTTCTGAGAAAATTCGATTCTTTTTTCTTTTCGTTCCTTATCTTTCTCCGCAGCAAAGAAAGCAGCAATCGCCATATTTCCCGTTAACCTCGCTGACTGCAATTCCGCTTCTGCTTTTTGGAAACGTTGCCATTTTTCCGCATCTTGATCATCAGCTAACTGACCAATCTCATCTCGATAAATCCTCGCTTTCTCTACCTGATCTTTTAGCAAGGACAGCAAAGGCTGATTATAAATATCCGTTGCCTTAACAAATTCTCCAATTTCCGCACGAGTTAACCCGACCAAGGAATCCCCGCATTTGAGGGCATGATCTAAAAAAGTAAAGGAATGCTCTTTCGCCAACGTTACTAACCACAGGGATAGTTTCGCCAAATTGGTTGCAAACGGGTTTTTATCCACCCCATACAAACACCGTTGCGCCACTAACCGCCGCGCATACAGTAAAGGATATTCATCGGGGGGAATTTCCGGCAAAGAATTATGTTGATTCCAAGTCTCTACTAACTTTTCTGCCAACTGCCGGCAAGTTTCTACTAAAAACGCCCCAGAACCCATCGCCAAATCACAGATTTTTAACGCTAAAATTTGCTCCGGCGTGGGATTTTCTCCCAATGCTGCGAAGACTGGTCTCAGGGTTTCTCTAACAATCGGTTCCGTCATCGCACGCGGGGTATAGTGGGAACCACTGCGCCGCCGTTCTTCCCCTGGCTGCAAATAAAGAGAACCTGCCGGCATTAAAGTGGGAGTTTGCCCCGATACTTTCTTGCCTAATGCTGCGACTACATCATCAACAGTTTTTGCTTCTTTTAAATCTTTGAGGGAATTGCCAGAAATTTCGCACCCCGCCACTTCTTTTAAATATTTAGCGCGGTCATTTGCCTTCGTTTTAAGAATTTCTTCAATGCTAACCACAACCGTAACCGAAACTTTTGAAGTTTTGGGTTTACTCCACACGCCGATAGACGGATTCTGTGCTTGTTCCACTTCGTAACCCATCACCGCTTCATAAACCGAACCGATTTGTTCAACATCAAGAGAACGGTAAGAAAGTCTGTCTCCGTCTAATATCAGCAATCCTTGCAAAACTCGGTAAATAATGCCATCCGACACGCGAGGCGGTTCAATGCGATCAAAGTCTTGATAGTTTGTGTTCCGAGGACGACTTTCTAGAAACGGGTACTCGTTCGGGTCAAATAATTGCCCATGACGTGCCGGTAAATAGAGATCATCATGACCGCCGCCATCATAAACTAAGCGAAATAAACTCAACAACCACGCCCAAGCGCCATAGCGCTGATCCATCGTGTCGGGATAATTCCCTGCATCTTCCCGCAAGCGTTGATAAAGTCCTGTGACTGAATAATTGCGGGTATATATGCCACTTTGGGACATTAACCCTTCGTCTTCGGCGTACAGCAGGAACACCAATCGCAGCAGGGTGGTAATCAGTCCCCCGTAGATATGTTGGGGATCTTCCTTGGCAATCTCACCTAATAGCCGGTTTCCACTCGCCTCATTTGCCGTCTGGAACCCGCGCAGCAATTCCCAAAGCGCATCGAGCACCTGTTCAGATAACTTAGTAGAAACCTCTGCTTGATATTTGCGGCTTTCGCGTAATAAGGCTGAGAGTGTGCGATCACTCGGCATATTAAAGATACGATCAGCCGAGAGCAGCATAAGCATGGCACCCAAAATGAGCCGGCCTGATACCTCACAGATCGCCTGGATGGGAAACGTTAAGTGTCCCGACGATTCGCCCCGTGGCGCATAAACTAAGCGCAAATCTGTGCCGTTGTTAAGTAATCCGATAGGAATTTCTTTCTCCCGCAGCAGCCGTTCAAATTTGGCTTGTGGAGTGGCGTGCCAACGGGTTGCCGATTGAGTGACTGCCGGTTCAACTTCATCGAAGTCGCTGCCGGGAGGAATTACCTGCACCAACATTAACCAGCCATCCCCTGCGGGGTCAGAGACGGCATAGGTGGGGGTCAAAACTTCCCCATACTCTGGCAATACCACCTCTAATTCCATCAGCCGTTTGGCATCCGACTCTAGATCATCTCGTTCCCATTCCAGAACCTCAACCGCAAACGCTGAGAAATCAGAAATCCAAGACCGGCCATTGGTTTGGCTATCTCCTTCACAAATAATCTCTTGGAGGGCTTGTTGCCGGTCGATGACATTGCGGTTCACCACCGCCTGCGCTTTAACTAATGCCGGTGGAGATACGACTAGACCAACAGGTTGAAGGAAGCCCAACCATTCTTTATGTCTGAAGATTTCTTGGTCAACCATTTGATATCAGAGTTTAGGATGATAGCGGTTATATTTTGGATGCAATACAGGTGTTTGATAAGGGCAAGGGTATTACCCTTATCCCTAACTAACCAGACACTGGATACAGGTACATTAATCCCACCGGCTCAACTCTCACTGCTTTAACTTGATACGTTGCTTCAATGCGTGCCGGTTCTTGCACCAACTCATTCGCTAATGCCTCCAGACGTTTCTGCCAATAGCGCTTATCGGCAGATAACTGACGCTGTTCTTCTTCGGGGAATAAAGACAACTGAACGGCTTTTGTTTCCTCTTTTGTTTCCTGTTGACGTTGAAGAATGCGGTCGCGCTGCGTCTCTAGAATTTTTCTCATCTCAACCGCTTCCTTTTCGCCGCGTGCGGTTAGTTTCTTTTTGGCCCGTTCTGCGAGAACTTCAGCACGGCGATCAAGATGGGGTATTAGTTCCTCAATATCCTGAAACGCAGCTTGCTTAAGTCGATTTCTAATCGGCTCTGAAACCTCTTGCAAGCGGGGGGAAGCTAAAGAATTTTCTAGCAATTCCAAAACGTTTTCTTTTTCCCCTTCTCCCAAAGGTCGCAGTTTTTTCCGCCCTCGGTTTATCGGATCTATCCACTCGGCGGCGACGGCAATCACTTCATCATGTAACCGCGAAGCTTTCTCTCCATACAGAGACAAGCGACCTAAAGCGATAACTTTAGGAATGGGATCATCGCTTAGGCATACGCAAGCACGGGTTAATTCGTCGTGCAAAAACCCCTGCGCGAGAAAGCGTCCCAAGAGGCGCTGCACAACCCGGTGTTCTAAATGCAGGTGTACCGCATCGCTATCGAGAGTACCGGGGTCACGAAAAATAACCGGACGAATGGGAGCTTCCCTCCGCCATTCCCAAGGCTTTTGGCCCCTTTGTTTGGGTTTTCTCAGGGTATCAAGGGTAGCTGTCCAAGTCGGGTCTGCTCCTAAGCGCTGGTCAAGTGCTGGAATCTCCCACTGGGCGGTCGTGGGGTCTTTAGCGGCTTGATTGGCATCAATTGGCTTAAGCTGATTGGCTCCCAGGATTTCTAGCGAAGCCGATACCGCATCCCGAAAGTGCCGGTCATCAAGTCCTAACCAATCCCGCGAAGATTTCAGCATCTCTTGAAGCTGTTCGTTCTGCTGGACGAGTTCCTGTTTGCCTAGTCGCGCATCTTCCAATTCTTCATTGATAACTTGAGCTTTGGATGTGGCTTGCTCATCGAGTTGATCAACTTGTTTAATAGATGCCGTCACTCCCTCGATTTCATTGTGACGGATGCCTTTATCGAGCAACTTTGATAGGTTTTTCTGCACCACAGGTGAAAGACTGCCCAATTCTTTTTGAATGGTTGCTGTTTTTTTGACCAACACATCTAGTACGCGGTCTTCGGCCCGTTGCGGGAAAATAAAGTAATGGCAGCGAACGACAGGGGATCGCTGAAGCTTGCGATCAATGCGCCCGTTGCGCTGTTCCATCCGGCTAGGATTCCACGGCACATCAAAATGAAATAAATCAGCACAGTGGTTTTGCAAATTCACCCCTTCCCTGGCTGCATCCGTCGCAATCAGAATGCGAAGGGGATGCCGAGTGGGGTTAGCGTTAAAGGCTTGCTTGATTTCCTCGCGCCGGTCTTCGCCGATGCCGCCGTGGAAGACATCGATGCGTTCGTTTGCTCTATGAGAGCCGGTGATGGCAGACTGAAGTTGCTGCTGCAGGTATCGCTTGGTATCGGTGTATTCGGTAAAAATCAGAACCCGCCGTTCTGTCCACACCGCATTGGGTTGACCGAGGTTAGGACAGAGATTCTCCTGAATCCATTCGATGAGCCTTTCCACGCGGGGGTCTCTCTGGTAACGAACCGCATTAGCCACTTCGGTCATTTCTTGCAGAATTTCCAATTCGCGCTCTGTAAGACCCGTGGTAGTGGCATAGCCGCTGGCTGCTTCCATTTGAGCGTCTTCTTCTGCCTGTACATCGTCTTCGGATAGTTCTGCGCGATCGTCGTCCGAACCTGGTGACTCTGAAAGTAAGGGCAAATTCTCAAGACGAATTTTAGAAGACTTCGTCGCTTGCCGGTCTAAAGCCGTGCGATGAACTTTTAAGGTTCGAGCAAATGCCTCAATAGAAGAAAGCAGACGCTTCTGCAGTGAAGTGATAACCAGCATTGCTGCCGCCTGTTTTGACCGAGGTTCGTCCCTCAGACGCTCTTCACGCAAAGCCCGGTACTCTTGCAGGAGCTGCGACAGCTTGAGTTCTGGTGCATCGTCAGGCAGATTGTCAATGACGATAGGAATCACTCGACGTTCAGGGAAATCATCACCAATTTCCCGTAGATCCCGCTTTAAGCGGCGCACCATGACGGTATCGAGAAGTTTGCGATCCCGAACCGGCACGCCTCGGCAAAAGCGCTGAGGGTCGAGGATTTCTAGTAAAGCGGCGAAGCTGTTGGAGTGACCGTTGTGGGGCGTGGCCGAGAGAAATAGCTTGTGTTCAAAGCGAGGTGCTATCTCTCGGACAGTTTTTGTCAGCTGTGAATCAATGGCATACTTGGCACCACTTGCCGGTGCCGCGTTGTGAGCCTCGTCGAGGATTAGCATAGACCCGGCGGAAAAGTCCCCAAGCCAATCTCGTAAGGGTGCCGCATAAGTCTCATCCCGCAACAAGGCATGAGAAATAATAAAACGAGTGTGAGTCGTCCACGGATTAATCCCATAACCACGTTCTTGCCGGCGGGCAGCGACAAATTCGCGATCAAAAATCATGAAGGTGAGTCCGAAGCGGCTTTCCATCTCTTCTTGCCACTGTCTCACCACCGAAGGGGGACAGGAAATTACTACCCGCC is part of the Microcoleus sp. FACHB-672 genome and harbors:
- a CDS encoding XisI protein — encoded protein: MNRIKEYRELINKILLAHANIPYSHGDIKSIVIVSQDSNHFLIMNEGWDGKRRIHGCLVHAEIRDGKIWIHYDGIEDGITDELVAGGVPKDHIVLAFHPPYIREHTGYAIK
- a CDS encoding XisH family protein, which encodes MAKDIYHDTVRTALEKDGWTITQDPLRLTIGGRGVYVDLGAEKLIVAEREGRKIAVEIKSFIGASPVKDLEAALGQYILYEDILARNKPDRTLYLAVHEEVYLDFFTKEIVQLVLENKRMKIIVFDPIKEVVTQ
- a CDS encoding Eco57I restriction-modification methylase domain-containing protein; protein product: MVDQEIFRHKEWLGFLQPVGLVVSPPALVKAQAVVNRNVIDRQQALQEIICEGDSQTNGRSWISDFSAFAVEVLEWERDDLESDAKRLMELEVVLPEYGEVLTPTYAVSDPAGDGWLMLVQVIPPGSDFDEVEPAVTQSATRWHATPQAKFERLLREKEIPIGLLNNGTDLRLVYAPRGESSGHLTFPIQAICEVSGRLILGAMLMLLSADRIFNMPSDRTLSALLRESRKYQAEVSTKLSEQVLDALWELLRGFQTANEASGNRLLGEIAKEDPQHIYGGLITTLLRLVFLLYAEDEGLMSQSGIYTRNYSVTGLYQRLREDAGNYPDTMDQRYGAWAWLLSLFRLVYDGGGHDDLYLPARHGQLFDPNEYPFLESRPRNTNYQDFDRIEPPRVSDGIIYRVLQGLLILDGDRLSYRSLDVEQIGSVYEAVMGYEVEQAQNPSIGVWSKPKTSKVSVTVVVSIEEILKTKANDRAKYLKEVAGCEISGNSLKDLKEAKTVDDVVAALGKKVSGQTPTLMPAGSLYLQPGEERRRSGSHYTPRAMTEPIVRETLRPVFAALGENPTPEQILALKICDLAMGSGAFLVETCRQLAEKLVETWNQHNSLPEIPPDEYPLLYARRLVAQRCLYGVDKNPFATNLAKLSLWLVTLAKEHSFTFLDHALKCGDSLVGLTRAEIGEFVKATDIYNQPLLSLLKDQVEKARIYRDEIGQLADDQDAEKWQRFQKAEAELQSARLTGNMAIAAFFAAEKDKERKEKRIEFSQKVNDWRSGVVNTEQVERIAQSLQQLEKPIQPFNWDIEFPEVFERKNPGFDAIIGNPPFLGGKKISTNFGNSYLAWLLEVNLESNGNADIVAHFFRRAFAILRKGGCLGLIATNTIAQGDTRTTGLRYICQNGGTIYKATKRFKWIGLAAVVVSIVHFIKESYKEIKFLDNKEVSLISAFLFHAGGNENPKPLLANADKSFQGSIVLGMGFTFDDTNPDATPIAEMHRLIEQNPKNAERIFPYIGGEEVNSSPTHAHDRYVINFGEMSEAEAKKYPDLYTIIQEKVYPERKNKPGSYSRQWWLFGRRNQEGNKAIINCNRVLVTNCGASKHISFSFQPSQMVFANTLDVFAFETYSAFCSLQSRIHETWARFFGSSMKDDLRYTPTDCFETFPFPLNWETNPTLEEIGKTYYEYRADLMVGNNQGLTTTYNRFHNPEERDLDILKLRELHAEMDRAVLDAYGWTDIPTGCEFLLDYEEEDEEEDSSKRQKKKPWRYRWPEEVHDEVLARLLDLNQKRYEEEILGGKHAETKSKAKKTKAKSKKSSPSSTPTIPGLEL
- the drmD gene encoding DISARM system SNF2-like helicase DrmD produces the protein MTTLEAGQIVRVRSRQYLIEEVMPKPSSNQDTLVRLSCLDDDALGEALEVLWERELDAEIVGATSWQAIANRGFDNPRLFSAYLHTLRWNCVTSTEPKLFQAPYRAGIEVKAYQLEPLRKALLMPRVGLFIADDVGLGKTIEAGLILREMLMRQKVRRVVISCPPSVVRQWQEEMESRFGLTFMIFDREFVAARRQERGYGINPWTTHTRFIISHALLRDETYAAPLRDWLGDFSAGSMLILDEAHNAAPASGAKYAIDSQLTKTVREIAPRFEHKLFLSATPHNGHSNSFAALLEILDPQRFCRGVPVRDRKLLDTVMVRRLKRDLREIGDDFPERRVIPIVIDNLPDDAPELKLSQLLQEYRALREERLRDEPRSKQAAAMLVITSLQKRLLSSIEAFARTLKVHRTALDRQATKSSKIRLENLPLLSESPGSDDDRAELSEDDVQAEEDAQMEAASGYATTTGLTERELEILQEMTEVANAVRYQRDPRVERLIEWIQENLCPNLGQPNAVWTERRVLIFTEYTDTKRYLQQQLQSAITGSHRANERIDVFHGGIGEDRREEIKQAFNANPTRHPLRILIATDAAREGVNLQNHCADLFHFDVPWNPSRMEQRNGRIDRKLQRSPVVRCHYFIFPQRAEDRVLDVLVKKTATIQKELGSLSPVVQKNLSKLLDKGIRHNEIEGVTASIKQVDQLDEQATSKAQVINEELEDARLGKQELVQQNEQLQEMLKSSRDWLGLDDRHFRDAVSASLEILGANQLKPIDANQAAKDPTTAQWEIPALDQRLGADPTWTATLDTLRKPKQRGQKPWEWRREAPIRPVIFRDPGTLDSDAVHLHLEHRVVQRLLGRFLAQGFLHDELTRACVCLSDDPIPKVIALGRLSLYGEKASRLHDEVIAVAAEWIDPINRGRKKLRPLGEGEKENVLELLENSLASPRLQEVSEPIRNRLKQAAFQDIEELIPHLDRRAEVLAERAKKKLTARGEKEAVEMRKILETQRDRILQRQQETKEETKAVQLSLFPEEEQRQLSADKRYWQKRLEALANELVQEPARIEATYQVKAVRVEPVGLMYLYPVSG